A window of Synechococcus sp. MEDNS5 contains these coding sequences:
- a CDS encoding PepSY domain-containing protein — MRWMAQIRRWHRWIAPFVLLPLLTSVISGLTYRLARDWGGLSRDQAHWLMSLHEGEWLGPELEPVVVLLNALGLIWMLATGGAMLIQSWTSALKKRFNKGESAG; from the coding sequence ATGCGTTGGATGGCGCAGATCAGGCGCTGGCATCGATGGATTGCTCCGTTCGTTTTGCTGCCACTACTCACATCAGTGATCAGTGGTCTGACGTATCGACTGGCCCGGGATTGGGGAGGATTGAGTCGTGATCAGGCTCACTGGCTGATGAGCCTGCACGAAGGCGAGTGGCTTGGACCTGAACTCGAACCTGTTGTGGTTTTGCTCAACGCCCTGGGGTTGATTTGGATGTTGGCCACCGGCGGGGCCATGCTGATTCAGAGCTGGACTTCCGCTCTCAAAAAACGTTTCAACAAGGGGGAGTCGGCAGGGTAA
- the ebsA gene encoding type IV pilus biogenesis protein EbsA, which translates to MTLSGLSWEAQLALFAPYCGGRERESLLRQALAMLPFGEHAGERTLVDAPAHRFFLRWDPVQAPLEPCRCDLRFESHPGVDYRFECPAHQLLSWLMEGPVHGRGNDLPDSFWQWLLLSRFADDRPL; encoded by the coding sequence ATGACCTTGTCTGGCCTTTCCTGGGAGGCTCAGTTGGCGCTCTTTGCTCCCTACTGCGGGGGGCGTGAGAGGGAATCCTTACTCAGGCAGGCGCTGGCCATGCTGCCGTTTGGGGAGCATGCCGGTGAACGGACGCTGGTCGATGCCCCTGCGCATCGTTTTTTTCTGCGTTGGGATCCAGTGCAGGCCCCGCTTGAACCCTGTCGTTGTGATCTGCGCTTTGAGAGTCATCCCGGGGTTGATTACCGCTTCGAATGTCCCGCTCATCAGTTGCTGAGCTGGTTGATGGAGGGGCCGGTGCATGGCCGCGGCAACGATCTTCCTGACAGCTTTTGGCAATGGCTCCTGCTCAGCAGGTTCGCGGACGACCGACCCCTTTAA
- a CDS encoding MAPEG family protein, producing the protein MAIQAIPIVIAIALFIVNLIDLLTQTPAAPYAWSLVLSGGVVIASVVPLGAARSQANFTMNDMKAPRAMFERLPAWGQRASWAHQNSFEAFTLHAPAALLALMAVLQLGPLGGLAIPAALLQPVLRLVYLPAYVANVPPLRGLCWAGALSCTGILYLEGLRALIATA; encoded by the coding sequence ATGGCGATTCAGGCGATTCCTATCGTCATAGCCATTGCGCTGTTCATTGTGAACTTGATTGATCTCCTGACCCAAACACCCGCTGCCCCCTACGCCTGGTCGCTGGTGCTGTCGGGTGGCGTGGTGATCGCCAGCGTTGTGCCCCTCGGCGCGGCTCGCTCTCAGGCCAATTTCACCATGAATGACATGAAGGCGCCCCGCGCGATGTTTGAGCGCCTTCCCGCTTGGGGACAGCGGGCCAGTTGGGCTCATCAGAACAGTTTCGAAGCCTTCACGCTGCACGCCCCTGCTGCACTACTGGCCCTGATGGCTGTGCTGCAACTGGGGCCGCTGGGTGGACTTGCGATTCCTGCGGCTCTGCTTCAACCCGTGCTCAGACTGGTGTACCTGCCGGCCTATGTCGCCAACGTGCCACCTCTAAGAGGTCTCTGCTGGGCAGGAGCCCTCTCCTGCACGGGAATTCTGTATCTGGAGGGGCTGCGAGCCCTGATTGCAACGGCTTAG
- a CDS encoding carbohydrate porin: protein MRSAIRCIGAATLSVVLGAPVEAGPFQTFLGLPDWVDFSIQFTSEPMGGIQGGLNPSVSSWFQNTVVGLSVGSGLNKPEKTWKPLDHWQVNLELTNQAGNPNLNTELGSEFTLQTLVNPVGTWITAASVERNRGESWWSASAGLLSMDPDFLVTPAMNSYINSTLNNTLNLLVVGLPINPFVTPGVKVAAHSETMGSLTYGYFYLDPETSIASSLGVNPEQPQVRGGVQALQWSTNPLRSRQDLLEPIRVNNSPITVERLLPAPEAQLGSYLASTQLPSTETAGVGSGLNRGIYGSLTWPLKLPLGMDNRLWAAGSLSLDPVNNPFPTFLGGGWLSQGVLPNRPLDVLALGFSRTSFSPTLSPGATYEGVIELNYSIHLSETVQLQPVMQWVINPGGQGQIQGIWAGGVQLNLNL, encoded by the coding sequence GTGCGTTCCGCGATCAGGTGCATCGGCGCTGCCACGTTGTCGGTCGTGCTAGGCGCACCTGTTGAAGCGGGTCCATTTCAGACATTTCTCGGTCTTCCGGACTGGGTTGACTTCAGCATTCAGTTCACCTCTGAGCCGATGGGAGGCATCCAAGGGGGCCTCAATCCATCGGTCAGCAGCTGGTTTCAAAACACGGTGGTGGGACTGAGCGTGGGCAGCGGCCTCAACAAGCCGGAAAAAACCTGGAAGCCACTGGATCACTGGCAGGTGAATCTTGAACTCACCAATCAGGCAGGGAACCCCAACCTCAACACGGAGCTCGGCTCAGAATTCACGCTTCAAACCTTGGTGAACCCGGTTGGCACCTGGATCACGGCCGCCAGTGTGGAGCGCAATCGCGGCGAAAGTTGGTGGAGCGCATCCGCAGGCTTGCTGTCGATGGATCCAGACTTTCTGGTCACGCCAGCGATGAATTCATACATCAATTCAACCCTCAACAACACACTCAACCTGCTGGTGGTTGGCCTGCCGATCAATCCCTTTGTCACCCCTGGCGTGAAAGTGGCAGCTCACTCAGAAACCATGGGCTCACTGACCTATGGATATTTCTATCTCGATCCGGAAACTTCGATCGCCTCCAGCCTGGGGGTCAACCCTGAGCAGCCGCAGGTACGAGGGGGTGTCCAGGCCCTGCAGTGGAGCACCAATCCACTGAGGTCGCGCCAGGATCTACTTGAACCGATTCGTGTGAACAACAGCCCCATCACAGTGGAGCGCCTGTTGCCTGCACCGGAGGCGCAACTCGGGAGCTATCTCGCCTCCACGCAGCTTCCATCAACGGAAACGGCGGGAGTGGGTTCAGGCCTGAACCGTGGGATCTACGGCTCGCTCACCTGGCCGTTGAAACTTCCTCTGGGAATGGACAACCGACTCTGGGCTGCAGGGAGCCTCAGCCTTGATCCTGTGAACAACCCGTTCCCCACATTCCTGGGAGGCGGTTGGCTTTCTCAAGGCGTACTGCCCAACCGTCCACTCGATGTTCTCGCTCTTGGATTCAGCCGCACCAGCTTCAGCCCAACCCTCTCTCCAGGCGCCACCTATGAAGGTGTGATTGAACTCAATTATTCAATACATTTGTCTGAGACAGTGCAACTGCAACCTGTTATGCAGTGGGTGATCAATCCCGGCGGACAAGGCCAAATTCAAGGCATCTGGGCCGGAGGTGTTCAGTTGAATCTGAATCTATGA
- a CDS encoding SDR family oxidoreductase: protein MPQFIAMAQTRSSSPQTGVEPKGWQGQRVGITGANGELGRALTAKLRERGAWVVGISHRARVEAPSPLQSAQDWVCWCSGEEEALDPTLRDLDVLVLNHGVNPGGDQASEALTKAIEINALSHWRLIQRFEQICLEDPLRPRELWVNTSEAEIQPALSPGYELSKRLIGQLVSLRWSVPERQRAGLPRLRKLVLGPFRSSLNPIGVMSAAFVAKQVLVQANLGLPLIVVTPNPLTFVLMPLTELGRWIYNRSFRLNRPDP, encoded by the coding sequence ATGCCCCAGTTCATCGCGATGGCACAGACCAGAAGCAGCTCTCCCCAGACCGGTGTGGAGCCCAAGGGGTGGCAGGGGCAACGGGTGGGAATCACCGGAGCGAATGGTGAACTGGGGCGCGCCCTCACAGCGAAGTTGAGGGAGCGCGGTGCCTGGGTCGTTGGCATCAGTCACCGCGCCAGGGTCGAGGCACCATCGCCACTGCAGTCCGCGCAGGATTGGGTGTGCTGGTGCAGTGGTGAGGAAGAGGCTCTCGATCCGACTCTGAGAGATCTTGATGTGCTGGTGCTTAACCATGGCGTGAATCCCGGTGGAGATCAGGCTTCTGAAGCCTTGACCAAAGCGATCGAGATCAATGCGCTGAGCCACTGGCGCCTGATCCAGCGTTTCGAGCAGATTTGTCTCGAAGACCCTCTGCGGCCAAGGGAACTTTGGGTGAACACTTCAGAGGCTGAAATCCAACCGGCTCTCAGTCCCGGCTATGAGCTGAGCAAACGACTGATCGGCCAATTGGTCAGCTTGCGCTGGAGTGTTCCCGAACGCCAGCGCGCGGGTCTGCCTCGCCTACGCAAACTAGTGCTTGGGCCCTTTCGCTCGAGCCTCAATCCCATCGGTGTGATGTCTGCGGCCTTTGTCGCCAAGCAAGTTCTCGTTCAAGCGAACCTCGGGCTACCACTGATTGTGGTCACACCGAATCCACTGACCTTCGTTTTGATGCCACTGACAGAGCTTGGCCGCTGGATCTACAACCGGAGTTTCAGGCTCAATCGCCCCGATCCGTAA
- a CDS encoding CHRD domain-containing protein gives MRRALLIPGVFALGVVATAMPAVADVTVFRLTGEQGNGLLPGNGDSGKGFADKTDSSATGGLIDPKSLYYDAKTRTLHFDFAFQDLSSGGLFLPAVHGGIHIHGPTPQGMPGANVGVLYKLNTTDKFQPTLKLSRGPLPEGIRAGRLKGSVQIEAKDLKALMGSQTYVNIHSKKYPNGEIRGTLVPQR, from the coding sequence ATGCGCCGTGCTCTGCTGATTCCAGGTGTGTTCGCTTTGGGCGTTGTCGCCACGGCGATGCCCGCCGTCGCTGACGTCACTGTTTTTCGGCTCACCGGGGAACAAGGAAATGGCCTGTTGCCTGGTAACGGAGATTCCGGCAAGGGATTTGCAGACAAAACGGATTCATCTGCGACGGGTGGCCTGATTGATCCCAAAAGTCTGTATTACGACGCCAAGACGCGCACGCTTCACTTCGATTTCGCGTTTCAGGATCTTTCCAGTGGCGGGCTGTTTCTCCCCGCCGTGCATGGAGGGATTCATATCCATGGCCCCACACCCCAAGGGATGCCCGGCGCCAATGTGGGCGTGCTTTACAAGCTCAACACCACAGACAAGTTTCAACCCACCCTCAAGCTCAGCCGTGGGCCCCTGCCTGAAGGGATCCGCGCTGGACGCCTCAAAGGCTCTGTGCAGATCGAGGCCAAGGATCTCAAGGCTTTGATGGGATCCCAGACCTATGTCAATATTCACTCCAAGAAATATCCCAATGGAGAAATCAGAGGAACGTTGGTGCCCCAGCGCTAG
- a CDS encoding SPFH domain-containing protein, whose product MEALVGLPALLLLALLGTGSVKVTSGGRSRLVERLGKYDRELQPGLSIVIPVVEKVVSHESLKERVLDIPPQLCITRDNVSIEVDAVVYWQLLEHSQAYYAVDNLQAAMVNLVLTQIRAEMGKLDLDQTFTTRSEVNELLLRALDEATDPWGVKVTRVEMRDINPSPGVKQAMEAQMTAEREKRAAILRSEGEKEAQLNEARGRAEALVLDAQAQKEALMLDAEAQANQQSVLAEAKSQAALVVAKALAESPQTEEAIRLMLAENWMEMGQRMADSPAGSVLMVDPQSPASLLAALKQFQQGDR is encoded by the coding sequence ATGGAAGCTCTTGTTGGATTACCCGCTCTGCTCCTGCTAGCGCTTCTGGGGACCGGCAGCGTCAAAGTCACCAGCGGCGGCCGATCGAGATTGGTGGAGCGTCTTGGGAAATACGATCGCGAGCTTCAGCCCGGGTTGTCCATTGTGATTCCTGTGGTGGAAAAAGTTGTGAGCCACGAATCACTGAAAGAGCGTGTGCTGGATATTCCTCCTCAGCTCTGCATCACGCGAGACAATGTTTCCATTGAGGTGGATGCGGTGGTGTATTGGCAACTTCTTGAACATTCCCAGGCTTATTACGCCGTTGACAATCTTCAGGCAGCAATGGTGAATCTGGTGCTGACTCAGATCCGCGCCGAAATGGGCAAACTTGATCTCGATCAGACCTTCACGACACGCAGTGAAGTGAATGAATTGCTTCTCAGGGCACTTGATGAAGCCACGGATCCATGGGGCGTGAAGGTGACCCGGGTGGAGATGCGCGACATCAATCCTTCCCCAGGGGTGAAGCAGGCAATGGAGGCTCAGATGACGGCAGAACGGGAAAAACGGGCTGCGATTCTGCGTTCCGAAGGAGAAAAGGAAGCGCAGCTCAACGAAGCACGGGGGCGGGCTGAAGCTCTTGTGCTCGATGCGCAAGCTCAGAAAGAGGCACTGATGTTGGATGCCGAAGCCCAGGCCAATCAGCAGAGCGTTCTGGCTGAAGCGAAATCCCAGGCTGCTCTTGTGGTTGCGAAAGCTCTTGCAGAGAGTCCGCAAACGGAAGAGGCGATCCGTTTAATGCTTGCCGAGAATTGGATGGAGATGGGGCAACGCATGGCTGATTCACCCGCGGGCAGCGTGTTGATGGTGGATCCCCAGTCCCCGGCGTCGCTGTTGGCGGCGTTGAAACAGTTCCAGCAGGGAGATCGCTAA
- a CDS encoding NfeD family protein, with protein MPPLAVPLVWLLLAGLLLAIELSQPGFDGLMVAVLGGLSLSVLTALLPLPIWLQIGLFVVITVAGTLWLSRWSAKRTPSSSRRRLNEDTAEVLGTITPGGEGRVRWHGQSWAASSLDLEQTLEAGDQVLVMGRDGTQLQILPINALR; from the coding sequence ATGCCTCCTCTTGCAGTCCCTCTGGTTTGGCTACTGCTGGCAGGGCTTCTGTTGGCCATCGAGTTATCACAACCAGGCTTTGACGGCCTGATGGTGGCTGTGCTGGGAGGACTGAGCCTCTCCGTGCTGACGGCCCTCCTCCCTCTGCCGATCTGGCTCCAGATCGGCCTTTTTGTCGTGATCACTGTGGCGGGGACCCTCTGGCTCAGCCGCTGGTCCGCCAAGCGCACACCATCGTCAAGTCGCCGCAGACTGAACGAAGACACCGCGGAGGTTCTCGGCACCATCACTCCAGGTGGAGAGGGGCGGGTGCGTTGGCATGGCCAAAGCTGGGCCGCAAGTTCGCTCGACCTGGAGCAAACCCTGGAGGCCGGAGACCAGGTGCTGGTGATGGGGCGAGACGGAACCCAACTTCAAATTCTTCCAATCAACGCTCTGCGCTGA
- the gltX gene encoding glutamate--tRNA ligase, which translates to MVRVRLAPSPTGTLHIGTARTAVFNWLFARNQNGCFLLRIEDTDKERSKPEFTQNILEGLQWLGIDWDDDPVIQSQQAENHRSSIQGLLDKGLAYRCYASEEELDAMRTQQKAANQAPRYDNRHRNLTPEQEKAFQAEGREAVIRFRIDEQRDIRWNDLVRGPMLWRGADLGGDMVVARRAPADQIGDPLYNLVVVVDDAAMAISHVIRGEDHIANTAKQLLLYEALSLPVPAFAHAPLILNPEGRKLSKRDGVTSINDFRAMGYTPEALANYMTLLGWSVPEGMKEIFTLNEAAKVFAFDRVNKAGAKFDWDKLNWLNAQILHSWEPPRLLDALSPLWADQGWTIPDTDRWALSLVELLGPSLTLLNDGVDQARPFFMEPALEEDALKQLDQEGAKPCLQALLSALDEAPWSGDSIDQAQEILKSAASTAGVKKGVLMKSLRAALLGRLQGPDLLTTWSLLAKIDQDRPRLRRCL; encoded by the coding sequence ATGGTTCGCGTTCGTCTGGCTCCCAGCCCTACGGGAACCCTCCACATCGGCACAGCGAGGACGGCCGTTTTCAACTGGTTGTTTGCGCGAAACCAAAACGGTTGCTTCCTGCTGCGCATTGAAGACACCGACAAGGAGCGATCCAAGCCGGAATTCACCCAGAACATCCTCGAAGGCCTCCAATGGCTGGGCATTGACTGGGACGACGACCCGGTGATCCAGAGCCAGCAGGCCGAAAACCATCGCAGCTCAATTCAAGGCCTTTTGGACAAAGGACTGGCCTACCGCTGCTACGCCAGCGAAGAGGAACTGGATGCCATGCGCACCCAACAGAAAGCGGCCAACCAGGCACCCCGTTACGACAATCGCCACCGCAATCTCACGCCTGAACAGGAAAAGGCCTTCCAGGCCGAGGGGCGGGAAGCCGTGATCCGATTCCGTATTGATGAGCAGCGCGACATTCGTTGGAATGACCTCGTGCGTGGTCCGATGCTTTGGCGTGGTGCCGACCTCGGTGGTGACATGGTGGTGGCCAGGCGGGCTCCCGCCGATCAAATCGGAGATCCGCTCTACAACCTGGTCGTGGTCGTTGACGACGCCGCAATGGCCATCAGCCATGTAATCCGAGGTGAAGACCACATCGCCAATACCGCCAAACAGCTGCTTCTCTACGAGGCGCTGTCCTTGCCGGTGCCGGCGTTCGCCCATGCACCCTTGATCCTCAATCCCGAGGGTCGCAAGCTGTCGAAACGGGATGGAGTCACCTCCATCAATGATTTCCGCGCGATGGGTTACACCCCGGAAGCACTCGCGAACTACATGACCCTGCTGGGCTGGTCGGTCCCTGAAGGCATGAAAGAGATCTTCACGCTCAACGAAGCCGCCAAGGTCTTCGCTTTCGATCGCGTCAACAAAGCCGGCGCGAAGTTCGACTGGGACAAATTGAACTGGCTGAATGCCCAGATCCTTCACAGCTGGGAGCCGCCCAGGCTTCTAGACGCACTCTCACCGCTCTGGGCCGATCAAGGCTGGACGATTCCTGACACCGACAGATGGGCTCTGTCCTTGGTGGAGCTGCTTGGACCATCGCTGACACTGCTGAACGACGGAGTGGATCAGGCCAGGCCTTTTTTCATGGAACCCGCTTTGGAGGAGGACGCCCTCAAACAGCTTGACCAGGAGGGAGCAAAACCCTGTCTGCAGGCTCTTTTAAGCGCCCTTGACGAGGCCCCCTGGTCTGGCGACAGCATCGACCAAGCCCAGGAGATCCTGAAAAGCGCTGCCTCCACAGCAGGAGTGAAGAAAGGAGTCTTGATGAAAAGCCTCAGGGCAGCCCTGCTAGGCCGACTGCAGGGACCCGACCTCCTCACCACCTGGTCTCTTCTGGCCAAGATCGATCAGGATCGCCCCCGGTTAAGGCGCTGCCTCTGA
- a CDS encoding DNA recombination-mediator protein A codes for MSRSLDLPALDKVDTLAQELALLQDKGQRRIAILGSRHVPVVAIHLIELIARSLAQEGHSLVTSGAQGVNAAVIRGVLAVDASKLTVLLPQSLSRQGPEIQDQLEQVLHLIEKPEHDDLSLPMASSLCNQDIITRCDQLICLAFHDSETLLASCRNAEDMGKVVSLLYFD; via the coding sequence TTGAGCCGATCCCTCGATCTTCCTGCACTGGACAAGGTCGACACCCTTGCTCAGGAACTGGCCTTGCTGCAGGACAAGGGTCAACGGCGCATCGCCATTCTTGGTAGCCGTCACGTTCCTGTGGTGGCGATCCACCTCATTGAGCTGATTGCACGCTCTCTGGCACAGGAAGGTCATTCCCTGGTCACCTCTGGAGCACAGGGCGTGAATGCGGCGGTGATCAGAGGTGTTCTGGCTGTGGATGCTTCGAAGCTCACTGTGCTTCTTCCCCAAAGCCTCAGCCGCCAGGGACCTGAGATCCAGGATCAGCTCGAACAAGTGCTGCATCTCATTGAAAAGCCTGAGCACGACGACCTGTCGTTGCCGATGGCAAGCAGTCTCTGCAATCAGGACATCATCACCCGCTGTGATCAGCTGATCTGTCTGGCCTTTCATGACAGCGAAACCCTGCTCGCGAGCTGCCGCAACGCCGAGGACATGGGGAAAGTGGTGAGCCTGCTGTATTTCGACTGA
- the map gene encoding type I methionyl aminopeptidase, whose amino-acid sequence MNLFADLLASAQSGSVTATGPRIQQRRGVEIKSARELKIMAKASRIVATVLREIMDLVEPGQTTGDLDAHAERRIREMGATPSFKGYHGFPASICASINNEVVHGIPSNKRVIKAGDLLKVDTGAFFEGYHGDSCVTICVGDVNEEAATLSRVAQESLLAGLAQIRAGNTLLDIAGAVEDRVREGGFSVVEDYTGHGVGRNLHEEPSVFNFRTDALPNVTLRPGMTLAVEPILNAGSKACRTLKDRWTVVTRDGRMSAQWEHTIVVTSDGCEILTDRGD is encoded by the coding sequence ATGAACTTGTTCGCAGATCTTCTCGCCTCAGCTCAGAGCGGTTCCGTCACCGCGACAGGTCCACGCATTCAGCAGCGACGAGGGGTTGAGATCAAGTCGGCACGCGAACTCAAGATCATGGCGAAGGCCAGTCGCATCGTGGCCACCGTGCTGAGGGAAATCATGGATCTGGTGGAACCAGGCCAGACCACAGGCGATCTCGATGCCCACGCTGAGCGAAGAATCCGCGAAATGGGAGCCACTCCAAGCTTCAAGGGGTATCACGGCTTTCCCGCCAGCATCTGCGCCAGCATCAACAATGAAGTGGTGCATGGCATTCCCAGCAACAAGCGCGTGATCAAGGCTGGAGATCTCCTGAAAGTGGACACGGGCGCATTTTTTGAGGGCTACCACGGCGACAGTTGCGTCACGATCTGCGTGGGCGATGTCAACGAAGAAGCGGCCACGCTCAGTCGCGTCGCCCAGGAATCACTTCTTGCAGGACTCGCTCAGATTCGTGCCGGCAACACCTTGCTCGACATCGCTGGTGCGGTCGAAGATCGCGTCCGTGAGGGCGGTTTCAGCGTGGTGGAGGACTACACGGGACATGGCGTTGGCCGCAATCTCCACGAGGAGCCGTCCGTGTTCAATTTCCGCACTGACGCCCTGCCCAATGTGACGCTCAGGCCGGGTATGACTCTCGCCGTAGAACCCATCCTCAATGCCGGTAGCAAGGCTTGCCGCACCCTTAAGGACCGTTGGACCGTGGTGACTCGAGATGGGCGAATGTCGGCCCAGTGGGAGCACACCATCGTGGTGACATCGGATGGCTGTGAAATTCTTACGGATCGGGGCGATTGA
- the rplS gene encoding 50S ribosomal protein L19 encodes MAADPNDTSVKDSATAATDSAVENGGTDTAAAESITESSPKISTVRLKPADLIREFETAQLKSDLPDIYVGDTVRVGVRISEGNKERVQPYEGVVIAKRHGGMHQTITVRRIFQGIGVERVFMLHSPQVASVKVERRGKVRRAKLFYLRERVGKATRVKQRFDR; translated from the coding sequence ATGGCAGCGGATCCAAACGACACTTCTGTAAAGGACAGCGCAACAGCGGCGACGGATAGCGCTGTTGAGAACGGTGGTACTGATACTGCGGCTGCAGAGTCGATAACAGAGTCATCGCCCAAGATCAGCACGGTTCGCCTGAAGCCTGCAGATCTGATCCGGGAATTCGAAACAGCTCAGCTGAAGAGCGACCTTCCAGATATTTACGTTGGCGACACCGTCCGCGTTGGCGTGCGAATCAGCGAAGGCAATAAGGAACGCGTTCAGCCCTACGAGGGCGTAGTCATTGCCAAGCGTCACGGCGGCATGCATCAAACCATCACCGTGCGCCGTATCTTCCAAGGAATCGGCGTCGAGCGCGTTTTCATGCTGCACAGTCCGCAGGTTGCCTCCGTGAAGGTTGAACGTCGCGGTAAAGTAAGAAGGGCGAAGCTTTTCTATCTGCGGGAACGGGTGGGCAAGGCCACCCGCGTGAAGCAGCGCTTCGATCGCTGA
- a CDS encoding phosphotransacetylase family protein encodes MGSTLLIGSCEPFSGKSALVLGLARHLLSSGERVRFGKPLATSFDWMPEQGALPDPLIDDDVRFVGETLGLDDQELISSLHLLSPSTAEKRLAEGLLTAGNGLDHLRKQLLGFDGGVTLLEAAGNLHEGLLYGLSLVQLANDLDAPVVLVHLWQDSCSVDALLAAKTQLGDRLCGVVLNAVTPDEVEGLEREVVPALQRLGLSVFGVMPRSPLLRSVTVGELVRRLDARVICCPEKLELLVETLSIGAMNVNSAMEFFRRRRNMAVVTGADRTDIQLAALEASTQCLILTGAGEPLPQLINRADELEVPLLKVDHDTLATVEVIEQAFGHVRLHEAVKATYAFRLVEEHCRLNDLIKAVGLA; translated from the coding sequence ATGGGCTCCACGTTGCTGATCGGATCCTGTGAACCCTTCAGTGGCAAATCAGCCCTTGTGTTGGGCCTGGCGCGCCATCTGCTCTCATCCGGTGAACGCGTTCGGTTTGGAAAACCCCTGGCCACCAGTTTCGATTGGATGCCTGAGCAAGGTGCCTTGCCCGATCCTTTGATCGATGACGATGTTCGTTTTGTTGGTGAAACCCTTGGTCTTGATGATCAGGAGTTGATTTCATCGCTTCATCTCCTGTCGCCGTCCACCGCCGAGAAGCGTTTGGCGGAGGGCCTGTTAACTGCGGGCAATGGTTTGGATCATCTTCGGAAGCAACTCCTTGGGTTTGACGGTGGGGTGACCCTTCTTGAGGCTGCCGGTAATCTCCACGAAGGCCTGCTCTATGGCTTGAGTCTGGTGCAGCTGGCGAATGATCTTGATGCCCCCGTCGTGCTGGTGCACCTCTGGCAAGACAGCTGCAGTGTGGATGCTCTGCTTGCGGCGAAGACGCAACTCGGGGATCGCTTGTGTGGCGTTGTGCTGAATGCGGTCACCCCTGATGAGGTTGAAGGGCTCGAACGAGAGGTGGTTCCAGCCCTGCAGAGGTTGGGCCTCTCTGTGTTCGGGGTGATGCCCCGCTCTCCCCTGTTGCGCAGCGTCACAGTGGGCGAGCTGGTACGGCGATTGGATGCGCGGGTGATCTGCTGCCCCGAGAAGCTGGAGTTGCTGGTGGAAACCCTCAGCATCGGTGCCATGAATGTGAACTCGGCGATGGAGTTCTTCAGGCGTCGCCGCAACATGGCCGTGGTGACAGGCGCGGACCGGACCGACATTCAGCTGGCTGCTCTGGAGGCCTCCACCCAGTGCCTCATTCTCACCGGTGCTGGCGAACCTCTGCCGCAGCTGATCAACCGGGCTGATGAGCTGGAAGTCCCATTGCTGAAAGTGGATCACGACACTTTGGCCACGGTCGAAGTAATCGAGCAGGCTTTTGGCCATGTGCGGCTGCATGAAGCGGTCAAAGCGACCTACGCCTTTCGCCTGGTGGAAGAGCATTGCCGTTTGAACGACCTCATCAAGGCCGTTGGTCTGGCTTGA
- a CDS encoding YajQ family cyclic di-GMP-binding protein gives MATFSFDVVSDFDRQELVNTLDQVRRDVGQRYDLKDSNTEIELEDAAVVITTASDMTLQAVEDVLRAKATKRNLSLKIFDFQTPEAVGGNRVKQEIQLKKGLSQELAKKMSKIVRDELKKVTVAIQGESLRVTGKSKDDLQQVIQLLRSKEDDLDVPLQFENYR, from the coding sequence ATGGCAACGTTTTCATTCGACGTCGTCTCTGATTTTGATCGCCAGGAGTTGGTCAACACTCTCGACCAGGTGCGGCGGGATGTTGGCCAGCGATACGACCTGAAAGACTCCAATACTGAGATTGAGCTGGAAGACGCCGCGGTGGTGATTACAACCGCCAGTGATATGACGTTGCAAGCCGTTGAAGATGTTCTCCGTGCAAAAGCGACCAAGCGCAATTTGTCTTTGAAAATTTTTGATTTTCAAACGCCTGAAGCAGTCGGAGGCAATCGCGTCAAGCAGGAGATCCAGTTGAAGAAAGGCCTCAGTCAGGAGCTGGCCAAGAAAATGAGCAAGATCGTGCGTGATGAGCTGAAAAAGGTAACGGTTGCGATCCAGGGCGAAAGCCTTCGTGTGACCGGAAAGAGTAAAGATGATCTTCAGCAGGTGATTCAGTTGTTGCGTTCTAAGGAGGATGATCTAGATGTTCCCCTTCAGTTTGAAAACTATCGCTGA
- a CDS encoding hyperconserved protein Hcp, with protein MELDLQPGDVVKVLESAALGWVRARVIRVKSGGRVVVQSDQGREFTARGNQVRLIEPAGFRP; from the coding sequence ATGGAGTTGGATCTTCAACCTGGTGATGTGGTCAAGGTGCTCGAATCAGCCGCCCTCGGCTGGGTTCGTGCACGGGTGATTCGTGTCAAATCTGGTGGTCGTGTCGTCGTCCAGAGCGACCAAGGTCGCGAGTTCACCGCCCGCGGCAATCAAGTTCGTTTGATTGAGCCTGCTGGCTTTCGTCCCTAA